A part of bacterium genomic DNA contains:
- a CDS encoding radical SAM protein produces the protein MIDITKLLCGEQSSGDAIRYGHAAQPAVAPSCPPAAGAAAAQHSVPQTAPINAAERRPVVVFNCTRRCNLRCVHCYTDSENKRYSGELSTDQAKAFLADLAEFKTPAVLFSGGEPLVRKDIFELVRFAVDHGLRPTLSTNGTLIDEKTAWKVKEAGFTYVGISLDGIGEVNDCFRGKKGAFELAMRGFRNLVELGQRVGLRLTLTRSNYNDLEAIFDFIERERINRACFYHLVYSGRGAGIAESDLSHSQSRDALEIIMRRTRDFHARGLNVNILTVDNHVDGIYVLRRLEAEGSPRAEAVRKLLEWNRGGMFSTGVGIGEVDWHGDVHPDQFWMDHTFGNVLERKFSEIWTDTSDPLMAGLKDRAGRIRGRCRLCRYFALCGGAMRVRAARVYDDPFGPDPACYLSDEEIGLTDEKKAELEAAGEVYPVPPGLAG, from the coding sequence ATGATAGACATAACGAAACTGTTGTGCGGTGAGCAGTCGAGCGGGGACGCGATCCGGTACGGGCACGCCGCGCAGCCCGCGGTGGCGCCGTCCTGCCCGCCCGCCGCCGGAGCCGCGGCCGCGCAGCACAGTGTACCGCAGACCGCTCCGATCAACGCCGCCGAGCGCCGTCCGGTGGTGGTGTTCAACTGCACGCGCCGCTGCAACCTGCGCTGCGTGCACTGCTACACGGACAGCGAGAACAAGCGCTACTCGGGCGAGCTTAGCACGGACCAGGCCAAGGCGTTCCTGGCCGACCTGGCCGAATTCAAGACGCCGGCCGTGCTGTTCTCGGGCGGCGAGCCGCTGGTGCGCAAGGACATTTTCGAGCTGGTGCGTTTCGCCGTGGACCATGGCCTGCGGCCCACGCTTTCGACCAACGGCACCCTGATCGACGAGAAGACGGCCTGGAAAGTGAAAGAGGCCGGGTTCACCTACGTGGGGATCAGCCTGGACGGGATCGGAGAGGTGAACGACTGTTTCCGGGGCAAAAAAGGCGCTTTCGAACTGGCTATGAGAGGATTCCGCAACCTGGTGGAGCTGGGCCAGCGCGTGGGCCTGCGCCTGACCCTCACCCGCAGCAACTACAATGACCTGGAAGCGATTTTCGATTTCATCGAGCGCGAGCGGATCAACCGGGCCTGTTTCTACCACCTGGTCTACTCGGGACGCGGAGCGGGGATCGCCGAGAGCGACCTGTCGCACAGCCAGAGCCGGGACGCGCTGGAGATAATCATGCGCCGCACGCGCGATTTCCACGCCCGCGGGCTCAATGTCAACATCCTGACCGTGGACAACCACGTGGACGGTATCTACGTGCTGCGGCGCCTGGAGGCCGAGGGCAGCCCGCGCGCCGAGGCGGTGCGCAAGCTGCTGGAATGGAACCGCGGCGGGATGTTCTCGACCGGCGTGGGGATCGGCGAGGTGGACTGGCACGGCGACGTGCACCCGGACCAGTTCTGGATGGACCACACGTTCGGTAACGTGCTCGAGCGCAAGTTCTCCGAGATATGGACCGACACCTCGGATCCCCTGATGGCCGGGCTTAAAGACCGGGCCGGGCGGATCCGCGGGCGCTGCCGCCTGTGCCGCTACTTCGCGCTCTGCGGCGGGGCGATGCGCGTGCGGGCCGCGCGGGTGTACGATGACCCGTTCGGGCCCGACCCGGCCTGCTACCTGAGCGATGAGGAGATCGGGCTGACCGACGAGAAAAAGGCCGAGCTGGAGGCCGCGGGGGAGGTCTACCCCGTGCCGCCCGGCCTGGCCGGCTGA
- a CDS encoding BatA domain-containing protein, with product MDVLQFLNPLVLIGLAAGAIPFIIHFFSRFRAERREFSSLLLLSEVAQRNVRRLRMRRWLLLALRTLAVVLLVLVPARPMLRGFFQAGPEEHLPAAVAFVFDNSASMGYVDEHGAVNDRLAARLERVCSWLGGRDRWRLVTAPDGLEASQNAQWLVSGGPGPSGALLAPGYGTARLGEAVRAAEHALAAERGTVTREGFIFSDCQRGFLGPDSLGPDITGAITRWYVIEGHSRAPENLALTGLSLPGEIVRPGAPLKVRVEVARYGGAGTAKAMPRLYLDGHLVGQGELSLEPDAASAATVELPPQEAGSYELSARLDADNLEVDNSRSILLTVPPRLRVTLVEGGASGPWLRAALEVLDGAGAISLGGAAGLPLPQTAFTGSDVIVLHGVNYPEAALGACLDRALSAGLGVLVLPSGQDQAADGAAQGFSQAAARLGLPVSLGALERLGGGSFDTPARPGPGQESGAVFGALFESLPALVRIKLTALRNLSQPEAVGDGGQAWDLASAGGKPVLRLVRQGGFALALAGLDLADPAQTELPETPLFVPLVHSLLTLCASRGPVVQPEVRVGESVSLFFGAPSGTGGLEIHGPAESRFMLPPGERSRVDFDGARQPGLYRIYDNGRPAGAFAAGIDPAESDVRPESREEIRRYFAGREVRFVGPDDNLAEMVFPDRGGVELWPWLLGLFLLVLAAEQLLANRKED from the coding sequence GTGGATGTGCTGCAGTTTCTCAATCCGCTGGTGCTGATCGGTCTGGCCGCTGGTGCGATCCCTTTCATCATCCATTTTTTCAGCCGTTTCCGGGCCGAGAGGCGCGAGTTCAGCTCGCTGCTGCTGCTGTCCGAGGTGGCCCAGCGCAACGTGCGCCGCCTGCGGATGCGGCGCTGGCTGCTGCTGGCGCTGCGTACGCTGGCGGTGGTCCTTCTGGTGCTGGTCCCGGCGCGGCCCATGCTGCGCGGGTTTTTCCAGGCCGGGCCCGAGGAGCACCTCCCAGCGGCCGTGGCGTTCGTGTTTGACAATTCGGCCAGCATGGGCTACGTGGATGAGCACGGCGCCGTGAACGACCGCTTGGCGGCCAGGCTGGAGCGGGTGTGCTCCTGGCTGGGCGGGCGGGACCGCTGGCGCCTTGTCACCGCGCCGGACGGCCTGGAGGCGTCACAGAACGCGCAATGGCTGGTCTCCGGCGGGCCGGGGCCGAGCGGGGCGCTGCTGGCCCCAGGTTACGGCACGGCGCGCCTGGGCGAGGCGGTGCGCGCGGCGGAGCACGCCCTGGCCGCCGAGCGCGGCACAGTGACCCGCGAGGGATTCATTTTCAGCGACTGCCAGCGCGGGTTCCTCGGTCCGGACAGCCTGGGCCCGGACATCACGGGCGCGATAACCCGCTGGTACGTGATCGAGGGCCACTCCCGTGCGCCGGAGAACCTGGCCCTGACCGGGCTGTCCCTTCCCGGCGAGATAGTCCGGCCCGGGGCGCCGCTCAAGGTGCGGGTGGAGGTGGCGCGTTACGGGGGCGCCGGGACAGCCAAAGCCATGCCGCGGCTTTACCTGGACGGACATCTGGTGGGCCAGGGCGAGCTGAGCCTGGAGCCGGATGCCGCCTCCGCGGCCACAGTGGAGCTGCCGCCCCAGGAGGCCGGCTCCTACGAGCTTTCCGCCCGTCTGGATGCCGACAACCTGGAGGTGGACAACAGCCGCTCCATCCTGCTGACTGTGCCGCCGCGCCTGCGGGTGACCCTGGTGGAGGGCGGCGCGTCCGGGCCCTGGCTGCGCGCGGCCCTGGAGGTGCTGGATGGAGCCGGGGCGATCAGCCTGGGCGGGGCCGCGGGCCTGCCCCTGCCGCAGACCGCTTTCACCGGTTCGGACGTGATCGTTCTGCACGGTGTGAATTATCCCGAGGCGGCCCTGGGGGCCTGCCTCGACCGGGCGCTGAGCGCCGGGCTGGGGGTGCTGGTGCTGCCGTCCGGGCAGGACCAGGCGGCGGACGGAGCGGCGCAGGGATTCAGCCAGGCCGCGGCCCGTCTGGGCCTGCCGGTGAGCCTCGGAGCGCTGGAGCGCCTGGGGGGCGGATCGTTCGACACACCCGCGCGGCCGGGGCCAGGGCAGGAGTCCGGGGCGGTGTTCGGCGCATTGTTCGAATCCCTGCCGGCCCTGGTGCGGATCAAGCTGACCGCCCTGCGCAACCTGTCTCAGCCGGAGGCCGTGGGTGATGGGGGCCAGGCCTGGGACCTGGCGAGCGCCGGGGGCAAGCCCGTTTTGCGCTTAGTCCGCCAGGGCGGTTTCGCCCTGGCCCTGGCCGGCCTGGACCTGGCCGACCCAGCCCAGACCGAGCTGCCCGAGACCCCGCTTTTCGTGCCGTTGGTGCATTCGCTGCTCACTCTCTGCGCCAGCCGCGGCCCGGTGGTGCAGCCCGAGGTGCGGGTGGGCGAAAGCGTGAGCCTCTTTTTCGGTGCTCCATCTGGAACCGGGGGGCTGGAGATTCACGGCCCGGCCGAGAGCCGTTTCATGCTGCCGCCGGGTGAGCGCAGCCGGGTGGATTTCGACGGGGCGCGGCAGCCGGGACTGTACCGTATCTACGACAACGGCCGCCCGGCCGGGGCTTTCGCCGCCGGCATCGACCCGGCCGAGAGCGATGTCCGCCCGGAGAGCCGGGAGGAGATACGGCGCTATTTCGCCGGGCGCGAGGTGCGGTTTGTCGGTCCGGATGACAACCTGGCGGAAATGGTGTTCCCGGACCGTGGCGGGGTGGAGCTGTGGCCCTGGCTGCTCGGGCTGTTCCTGCTGGTGCTGGCCGCCGAGCAGTTGCTGGCCAACCGGAAAGAGGACTGA